Proteins from a single region of Antechinus flavipes isolate AdamAnt ecotype Samford, QLD, Australia chromosome 2, AdamAnt_v2, whole genome shotgun sequence:
- the OPALIN gene encoding opalin, which produces MKSQMQTAEMNLIQNFTVSPNTTSFPDATDGITEICITILGLAAGIPTLVAMVLLIALIVVCAQKRRKDGHLQEKQRPNDFPDMYESSEVSLENLSSPEMDVKETIEMEETHVYVKTITGTEELSYDDAYFPRTEKGKKQSLPRWLLPKRDKK; this is translated from the exons AATTTGATCCAAAATTTCACAGTGTCACCTAATACA aCGTCTTTCCCTGATGCTACTGATGGAATCACAGAA ATTTGTATCACAATTCTGGGGCTGGCAGCAGGAATCCCTACCTTGGTGGCCATGGTCCTGCTAATAGCTTTAATTGTGGTCTGTgctcagaaaagaagaaaggatggacATCTCCAG GAGAAGCAAAGACCAAATGATTTTCCAGACATGTATGAGAGTTCTGAGGTATCATTGGAG aaTCTCAGCAGCCCTGAAATGGATGTAAAGGAAACaatagagatggaagagactCACGTGTATGTGAAGACCATAACGGGAACAGAAGAGCTATCATATGATGACGCTTACTTTCCTAgaactgaaaagggaaaaaagcagagTTTGCCAAGGTGGCTTTTGCCCAAACGGgacaagaaatga